CCGCATGGGGCGCCGTCGCCGCATGCGCAAAAGCCCTCCCCGTAGAACAACGGACATGAGATAGGTTCAACCAGAGCGTTTTCGAGCGAAGTGGGTACCGGTTCGCGTAAAGAAACGCGTCAACACAAGAATCTGGAGCCCCGTTCCGATTCAATCGGAACGGAAAAGGCTCCAGAGGAAACGAACAAGCGAGCAGCACAGGATGAAGGCGGTCGTCGTCGAGCAATATGCGCCCATCGATCAGATCGGGCTGAAGGAGATCGCCACGCCCGAATCCGGCCCCGGACAGATCCGTATCCGGGTCCACGCCGCGAGCATCGGCTTCGTCGACGGCCTGAAGGTCGAGGGCCGCTACCAGACCAAGGATACCCTGCCCTTTACGCCCGGTGCGGAATTCGCCGGCGTGGTCGACGCGGTCGCGGACGATGTCGCCGGCATCAGGCCGGGCATGCGGGTGATGGGCGCGGCGCGCTCGGGCGCGCTGGCCGAGTACATCGTGGTGCCCCCTGCCGCCGTCGAGGTGATGCCTGACGGCCTGTCGATGGAGGCCGCCGCGGCCTTCCGCACCAATTACCTCACCGCGCTCTATGCGCTCGCCGAGCGCGGCTCGCTCAAGGCCGGCGAGCAGCTGCTGGTGCTTGGTGCCGCCGGCGGTACCGGCATCGCCGCCATTCAGGTCGGCAAGCTGCTCGGTGCGCGCGTCATTGCGGCCGCCTCGACCGACGAGAAGCGCAGCTTCGCCGCCGGCTTCGGCGCCGACGCCACCGTCGACTATACGAAGCCGGATTGGCGCGACGCGCTGAAGGACGCGACCGGCGGCCATGGTCCGGACGTAATCTTCGATCCGGTCGGCGGCGAGGTCTCGCTGCAGGCCTTCCGCTCGATCGCCTGGAACGGCCGCCATGTCGTGGTCGGCTTCGCGGCCGGTCGCATCCCCGCTTTGCCGTTCAACCTGCCGCTCCTGAAGGGCGGCATTCTGGTCGGCGTCGATGCCGCGCAGATCGCGCGCCGCGAGCCCGAAGCGCAGGCGCGCGTGATGACGCAATTGTCGACCTGGCTGAACGAGGGCCACTTGACGCCTGTCGTCGGCAAGGTGTTCGAGCTTGAAGATTTCCGTGCGGCGTTCACGACCATGCAGACCCGCGCGGCGCTCGGCAAGATGGTGGTGCGGATCGGTTAGCGGGAGAGGCGAAGGAACGTCGATCGCACGTCCCCTGCCGCAGAACTGCCGCGGCCGCGATCAGCCGAACAGCGCCGGAAACGCATCCTGCCCGGTCAGGGCGAGGCGCTCGAGCCGCTCGGCCAGTCCGCCGCGGATTTGCCGCTTCACCGCGCGGAATCCCGGCTGCGCAGCGAGGCTCCTTGCGGCCGCGATCGATTTGGATTGCAGATCCGCGCCCGCGCACAGCGCATCGAGTAAAAAGCCTGCCCGACGTTCTCGCATGGCCGAACGACGAACCGAAAAGGGAGAGACATGCAGACGCTTCGAACAGCGGACGAGCGCTTCGCGGAGTTGCCGGGATTTGGCTTCGCACCGCGTTACATCGAGATCGGCCCGTTGCGCATGCACTATCTCGACGAGGGACC
This Bradyrhizobium sp. CCBAU 53421 DNA region includes the following protein-coding sequences:
- a CDS encoding NADPH:quinone oxidoreductase family protein, whose translation is MKAVVVEQYAPIDQIGLKEIATPESGPGQIRIRVHAASIGFVDGLKVEGRYQTKDTLPFTPGAEFAGVVDAVADDVAGIRPGMRVMGAARSGALAEYIVVPPAAVEVMPDGLSMEAAAAFRTNYLTALYALAERGSLKAGEQLLVLGAAGGTGIAAIQVGKLLGARVIAAASTDEKRSFAAGFGADATVDYTKPDWRDALKDATGGHGPDVIFDPVGGEVSLQAFRSIAWNGRHVVVGFAAGRIPALPFNLPLLKGGILVGVDAAQIARREPEAQARVMTQLSTWLNEGHLTPVVGKVFELEDFRAAFTTMQTRAALGKMVVRIG